TCGGGTCTGGTGACCGCGGCCCGGCTGCCCGAGGCCGTGGACCGGGACGCCGTCGTCGCCCTGGCCCGTGAGCGCTTCGGCGTCGAGCTGACCGTGGCACCGGGCGGGGCCGCGCCGCAGCTGGTCAAGATCCGTCACACCGGGCGGACGGCGTCCTTCGAGACCGTCGTGGCCGGCCTCGGCGCCCTGGCCGGAGCGCTCAGCGCCCTCGGGCACCCGGTCGACACCGGTGCCGGCCTGGCGGCCGCGACGGAGGTCTACACAGCATGAGCGAGCGCATCATTCACCTCAACGCGTTCGAGAACTTCTCCCCCGGCAACATCGCCTCGGGCATGTGGCGTCACCCGCAGGACCGCTCCCACGAGTACACGTCGGTGCGCTACTGGACGCGCCTGGCCCGCGACCTGGAGGCCGCCGGGTTCGACGCGATCTTCATGGCCGACGTCCTCGGCATGCTCGACGCCTACCGGGACAGCCCGGACGAGGCACTGCGCACAGCCAGCCAGGTCCCGATCAACGACCCGGTGACAGTGGTCTCGGCGATGGCCGCGGTGACCGAGCGGATCGGGTTCGCGATCACCCTGTCCACCAGCTACTGGCAGCCGTACCTGCTGGCTCGCACCCTGACCAGCCTGGACCACCTCAGCGACGGCCGGGTCGGCTGGAACATCGTCACCTCGTTCCTGGACAGCGCCGCCCGCAACATCGGCACCGGCACCCAGCTCGAGCACGACCGGCGGTACGACCGGGCCGACGAGTTCCTGGCCGTCACGCACAAGCTGTGGGAACGCTCGTGGCAGGACGACGCCGTGGTCCGGGACAAGGACCGCGCCGTCTACACCGATCCCGCGCGCGTGCACCCGATCCGGCACGAGGGCGAGTTCTTCACCGTGCCCGACGCCTTCCTCGCCGAGCCGTCCGCGCAGCGCACCCCGGTGCTGTTCCAGGCCGGATCGTCCGGGCGCGGGCAGCGGTTCGCCGCCCAGCACGCCGAGGGCCTGTTCGTGCACGGCACCCGCCCCGAGGTGCTCAAGCCGATCGTGGCCGCGGTGAAGGACGAGGCGCAGGCACTGGGCCGCTCCCGGGACTCGGTGCGGGCGTTCGCGGTGGCCACGATCGTCACCGGGGAGACCGACGAGATCGCCCGGGCCAAGTACGAGGACCTGCTGCGGTACAGCGACTACGGCGGGGCGATGGTGCAGTTCGCCGGGCCGGTCGGGGTGGACCTGTCGACGCTCGACCCGGACACACCGCTGGGCGACATCCAGTCCAACGGCGCGCAGTTCTCGGCCCGGTTCTTCGCCTCGGCCGACCCGGACCGGGTGTGGACGCTGCGCGAGGTCGCCGACTACATGGCGGTCGGCGGGATGGGCCCGGTCATCGTGGGCTCCGGCGCCACCGTGGCGGACGAGCTCGAGCGCTGGTGCGAGGTCGCCGACCTGGACGGTTTCAACCTCGCCTACGCGGTGCGGCCCGGCACGTTCGACGACATCGTCCGGTATGTGATCCCCGAACTGCGCCGCCGCGGCCGGCTCGCCGAGCGCTCCGGCCCCTCGACGCTGCGCGAGAACCTGTACGGCCCGGGCGCTGCCCGGTTGCTCCCCGATCATCCACACTGGTCCCTCGACATCCCGTCGCACACCCCCTGAAGGGACGGTTCACACTCCCATGTCGAGGACGACCGAGGAGACCGCGTCACTGGCGCACTACAACACGTTGCGCCAGCGGATCCTCGCCGGTGAGATCACGCCCGACATGAGACTGTACGAGAGCTCGCTGACCACGGAACTCGGCACCTCCCGGACCCCGATCCGGGAGGCACTGGCCATGCTCGAGCGGGACGGCATCCTCAAGCGCGAGCGCCGCGGGTACCGGGTGCACGAGCGCACGCCCCAGGAGGTCCTGGACTACTTCGACGTGCGCAACGCCCTGGAGTCGGCGAGCGCCGAGGCGGCCGCGCTGCGGGCCACGGAGCTGGAACGTGCGGAGATGGTCGTGATGTTGAAGGCCGCCGCGGCCGAGCAGGACCCGGAGCGGCGGGCCCGGATCCACAACGAGTGGCACCGGGCGCTGCTGCGGGCCTCGCACAACCCGGCGCTGGCCGAGTTCGTCGACCGGGCCGAGGTTCTCATCAGTCTCAAGCGCAAGCCGTGGCAGGATTCGGTCGCCGGGTCCGGCCAGTCGCAGGACGAGCACCAGGCCGTGCTCGACGCCGTGCTGGCCCGTGACCCGGAGCTGGCGCGGCGGCTGATGGCGGCGCACATGTCCCGGGCCCGGGACCATCAGCTCACTCTGCTGACGGCCCGCTGACCGGTTGGGTCAGGGCGTCGGTCAGGAAGTCGCCGACCAGCAGGCCGCTCAGCCCGAGGACGAACGCCCACGAGATGGTGCTGACTTCCTCGCGCACAGCGGCCAGGTCTTCTGCGAGCCGGCGATGTCCCGGCTGTCGCCGTTGGCCGGCAGGTACCGGTGCAGCTGGATCGACATCTCAGGAGTGCCAGACACTCTCGTGATCGCGATGGGTGGGCAGGTAGGCGCCGGGGCCGAAGAGGTCGTCGTAGAAGTCCGTGTCGAGGTGCTGCGCCTGGAGATAGTTGAGGATGTGGACGGTCGGGACGGTGCCGGGGATCTTCCCGAACGTCTCGTCGATGTAGCGCACCTGGCCGGTCAGCAGGCGCACGAAGTCCTCGCCGTAGGCAGCGGCGGACGAACGCACCCGGGTGCTGTCGCGCCAGGGCCCCGCGGTGAGCGGACTGAACGGACCGCCCGTACCGAACTTACGCTCGACGAACCGCTCCACCGCCTCGTCGGCGTCGCGCACATGGGGCCG
Above is a genomic segment from Kineosporia corallincola containing:
- a CDS encoding LLM class flavin-dependent oxidoreductase codes for the protein MSERIIHLNAFENFSPGNIASGMWRHPQDRSHEYTSVRYWTRLARDLEAAGFDAIFMADVLGMLDAYRDSPDEALRTASQVPINDPVTVVSAMAAVTERIGFAITLSTSYWQPYLLARTLTSLDHLSDGRVGWNIVTSFLDSAARNIGTGTQLEHDRRYDRADEFLAVTHKLWERSWQDDAVVRDKDRAVYTDPARVHPIRHEGEFFTVPDAFLAEPSAQRTPVLFQAGSSGRGQRFAAQHAEGLFVHGTRPEVLKPIVAAVKDEAQALGRSRDSVRAFAVATIVTGETDEIARAKYEDLLRYSDYGGAMVQFAGPVGVDLSTLDPDTPLGDIQSNGAQFSARFFASADPDRVWTLREVADYMAVGGMGPVIVGSGATVADELERWCEVADLDGFNLAYAVRPGTFDDIVRYVIPELRRRGRLAERSGPSTLRENLYGPGAARLLPDHPHWSLDIPSHTP
- a CDS encoding GntR family transcriptional regulator, whose protein sequence is MSRTTEETASLAHYNTLRQRILAGEITPDMRLYESSLTTELGTSRTPIREALAMLERDGILKRERRGYRVHERTPQEVLDYFDVRNALESASAEAAALRATELERAEMVVMLKAAAAEQDPERRARIHNEWHRALLRASHNPALAEFVDRAEVLISLKRKPWQDSVAGSGQSQDEHQAVLDAVLARDPELARRLMAAHMSRARDHQLTLLTAR